A single genomic interval of Hemiscyllium ocellatum isolate sHemOce1 chromosome 37, sHemOce1.pat.X.cur, whole genome shotgun sequence harbors:
- the LOC132833525 gene encoding chymotrypsin-C-like: MTAAHCISKSRTYRVVLGKHNLKASEAGSMAVEIAPENIFVHEKWNPILVALGYDIALMKISSPVALSNTIELGCIPASNTILPNNYSCYVTGWGRLYTNGPIADNLQQALMPVVDHATCSKLDWWGFAVRKTMVCAGGDGIVAGCNGDSGGPLNCPATDGTWEIHGIASFVSSLGCNAKKKPTIFTRVSAYNDWIAQIMANN; the protein is encoded by the exons ATGACTGCTGCCCACTGTATCAG CAAGAGCAGGACCTATCGGGTGGTCCTTGGCAAACATAACCTCAAGGCTTCAGAAGCCGGATCAATGGCAGTTGAAATTGCTCCAGAGAACATATTTGTCCATGAGAAATGGAATCCAATTCTTGTTGCTCTTGG GTATGACATTGCACTCATGAAGATTTCCAGTCCTGTGGCTCTGAGCAACACAATAGAGCTGGGATGCATTCCTGCCTCTAATACTATACTCCCCAACAACTACTCCTGCTACGTAACAGGATGGGGGCGTCTCTACA CAAATGGCCCTATCGCTGACAATCTTCAGCAGGCCCTTATGCCAGTTGTAGATCATGCAACTTGCTCCAAACTAGACTGGTGGGGATTTGCTGTGAGAAAGACAATGGTCTGTGCTGGTGGAGATGGCATTGTTGCTGGATGTAAT GGGGATTCTGGTGGACCTCTGAACTGCCCAGCTACTGATGGAACCTGGGAAATCCATGGCATTGCCAGCTTTGTATCCAGTTTGGGTTGCAATGCCAAGAAGAAGCCCACTATCTTCACTCGTGTTTCTGCCTACAATGACTGGATCGCTCAG ATAATGGCGAACAATTGA